The DNA window cacacacacttctctgtgctgcctgtagctgtgctcacacactcccctctgtgctgtctgtaggagctgtgctcacacacactcctcggtgctgtctgtaggagctgtgctcacacacactcctctgtgctgtctgtaggagctgtgctcacacacactcctctgtgctgtctgtaggagctgtgctcacacactcctctgtgctgtctgtagctgtgctcacacacactcctctgtgctgtctgtaggagctgtgctcacacactcctctgtgctgtttgcagctgtgctcacacacactcctctgtgctgtctgtagctgtgctcacatgctcctctgtgctgtctgtagctgtgctcacatgctcctctgtgctgtctgtagctgtgctcacacacactcctctgtgctgtctgtagctgtgctcacacacactcctctgtgctgtctgtgctcacacacacttctctgtgctgcctgtagctgtgctcacacactcccctctgtgctgtctgtaggagctgtgctcacacacactcctcggtgctgtctgtaggagctgtgctcacacacactcctctgtgctgtctgtaggagctgtgctcacacacactcctctgtgctgtctgtaggagctgtgctcacacactcctctgtgctgtctgtagctgtgctcacacacactcctctgtgctgtctgtaggagctgtgctcacacactcctctgtgctgtctgtagctgtgctcacacacacttctctgtgcggtctgtaggagctgtgctgtctggctgtctggctCCTGTTGCCGTGGCGCCCGCTGAAGGCCAGCGGACAGGCCCAGAACCGGACCGGCCCAAACCGGGGCTCAGGGGACAGGGGTCCTGTGGCAAGCCGGCACCGGGGCGGAAGCGGAGTCCCCTGCCGAATAGAGGAGGGTCCCTCCAAGGGGAGACCGGCGGGGGGGCCAACATTTTGTCATCACCGTGGGAAACGAGGCAGGACCCTGCGGAGGCTTGGCCTGCCGCTCCTGAGCAGCAGGGGGTGGGTTACGCCCctctcccgcccctcccccagcccctccccctttcccgaTACGGCAGCAGCTACCTCACCGAATTTGCCCGGGGCGACCAGGGGGCCCAACTGCACGACAGCGTCAGCGCGACCCAGCGGGATGGCTGCTCAGGTGATGGGGCAGaacaggaaggggcggggtatgaacaggaaggggcggggcacaTAGTCTCACATCAGCTCCTGCACGGGTGGAGCTGCGTGCCTGGGGAGCCGGTGCGTGCGTTGCCCAGTGACAGCCGCCAGGGGCAGCAGGAAGTTTCGACGTTCCAGTGCGGCCAGTGTGGGCGGGTCCTGAGCTCGGCCGTGGCGCTGGAGGCCCACCGGAGCGTCCACACGGGCGAGAGGCCGTACCCCTGCCCCCAGTGCGCCAAAGCCTTCCCCAGCCTGCGCGGGCTGACCCGCCACAGCCACGTCCACTCCTCCGAGAGGCCGCACCGCTGCCCCCAGTGCGCCAAGACCTTCGTCTACCAGTTCAGCCTGACCAAGCACCAGCAGCTGCACTCGGGCGAGCGCGCGCACGCCTGCCCCCAGTGCGGCAAGGCCTTCGTCTTCAAGTCGGACCTGAGCGTCCACGCGCGCTCCCACTCCGGAGAGACGCCGTACCGCTGCAGCCTCTGCGCCAAGGAGTTCCGCCACCGGAGGGCGCTCACCATGCACCTGCAGGGCCACACGGGCGAGCGGCGCCACCACTGCCCCTACTGCCCCAAGAGCTTCCTGGACCTGGGCAACTTCAAGCGGCACAAGCGCATCCACACCGGGGAGAAGCCGTATGGCTGCCAGCTCTGCGGCAAGAACTTCACGCAGTCGGCCCACCTGAAGAAGCACTTCCTCACTCACAAGTGAccggctgggctgggctgggctgggctgggctgggctgggctgggctgggctgggctgggctgggctgggctgggctgggcgggacgagggctgggctgggggggaggtgcGTTTCCCTTTCAGAAATGCAGTTTCAGTGTTTAACGCTCACTCACCAAGTGCCCTCTGCAGGAAAGCAGCCCTCTGACGTCTGACCTCTACTGACTGACAGCAAACATCAGGAAGATGTTTGAGCATCTGATGTCTGTTGGGAGGAATTTGAATGCAgttgcttttttgtttcatgCAGACCGTCCCGCAGCGCAGTGCCCTGAGTGGGACGTCCTGTAGCACAGTGCTCTGAGAGATGTTTTTGGGTGCTGTGGTGAAGCGGGCTggcttgttttgtgtgtgctgataggcctttcacacacagcactcacattCTGGCCTGTTTCtcagcagctctgtgtgaaaTCACTGCACCAATCCTCtgctctctgagagagagaattccGCTAGGCTGGTGTTTAGGGGTTCACCTGGACCCCCAACACCTGCAAGCTGTCCCCCCGTGTTGATGGCCACTGACGTGCTGGTGGTGTGTGATGTCTGTTCGTAGGGTGGTGAATTTGAGGGATTTGTAAAGATTTAAGTGTTGTGCTTTTGTAGAAAATAAccactgtgcttttttttttttttttttttgcattggccATTGTCTTTAATCAATAAAGCTTTGGAACTCTTTCCATGATGGCTTCGGTGATTCATAACCACATTTGGACCAGGTCTCGTGGACTGTGGTGAGCTGTGTCGTTTCagatcttttgacaaaatgtaacattagaaaaagggaaacaaacagtaaacacaaaacacattttaaaatttattcttTAATTTCATGGTTTGTCTACAGATCGGAAACCATCCAGTGTGGCAGATggaataatagaggaaatcaggaagggggtaaatactttttcactttCTCATTCGCCGTATAAGGATGAGAAGAATTTCAGTATAGAAAATACTGCAGTCTCGGCCTGGCAGCGCCCGCTCTGAGTGGCCGGTTCGGCCGTGTCATGGCGGCGCCCGCTCTGAGTGGTTGGTTCGGGCGTGTCCTGGCGGGGCCCGCTCTGAGTGGTTGGTTTGGGCGTGTCATGGCGGTGCCCGCTCTGAGTGGTTGGTTCGGGCGTGTCATGGCGGCGCCCGCTCTGAGTGGTCGGTTCGGGCGTGTCCTGGCGGCGCCCGCTCTGAGTGGCCAGTTCGGCCGTGTCCTGGCGGCACCCGTTCTGGAACACGCTGACGGCCCCGCCCAGCCGCTCCCGCAGGTGCGATTCCATGGTTTCCAGGGGCATGGGCCTGACGTTGTACCCCCGGACGGACCGCTTGGCCCCGGGGTCGACGGGCACGATGCTGTCGTCGCTGAGGCGGTCGTTGCGCCCGATGGCGGCGTAGGCGGGGAAGAAGGGGCGGAGCTCGGCCGGGAGGGTGGAGTTGAAGGCGGGGCAGCAGTAGGCTGTCCACAGGTACTCGGGCACACCCACGCGGTTGGCGATCTGGCGGCGGGCGGCGTAGGGCAGCGCCCCCGTCACCACATACGCCGGGCCGGTGCAGTACGCCCCCAGCCGCGCCCACACCGCCCTCTCCAGCATGGCCCAGGGGCCCGAGTTAGAGCCCAGGCGCTGCGGCACCACGTTGGTCAGGGTGAAGGTGGCCTTCTGGTCCTCGCGCGTGGaatggtgcatgctgggattgagGTGGCCCTTGGTGTAGTTGGACCAGGC is part of the Anguilla anguilla isolate fAngAng1 chromosome 7, fAngAng1.pri, whole genome shotgun sequence genome and encodes:
- the LOC118232465 gene encoding zinc finger protein GLI4-like gives rise to the protein MHENDFQTQLAAVMEILVKAAMRETTKLYETGVLQLRIEMAQIKQENESLKSRLRFSELMWRHKERQEERQGDTVDDPNQKCPRTEADSGPEECRRGARLCSDPPGPQNGDEEEEEEGMTMLNPSSALKEESPEMEFVLIKQEDSDIEECFHEAPPIQQKRGAVLSGCLAPVAVAPAEGQRTGPEPDRPKPGLRGQGSCGKPAPGRKRSPLPNRGGSLQGETGGGANILSSPWETRQDPAEAWPAAPEQQGVGYAPLPPLPQPLPLSRYGSSYLTEFARGDQGAQLHDSVSATQRDGCSGDGAEQEGAGYEQEGAGHIVSHQLLHGWSCVPGEPVRALPSDSRQGQQEVSTFQCGQCGRVLSSAVALEAHRSVHTGERPYPCPQCAKAFPSLRGLTRHSHVHSSERPHRCPQCAKTFVYQFSLTKHQQLHSGERAHACPQCGKAFVFKSDLSVHARSHSGETPYRCSLCAKEFRHRRALTMHLQGHTGERRHHCPYCPKSFLDLGNFKRHKRIHTGEKPYGCQLCGKNFTQSAHLKKHFLTHK
- the LOC118231629 gene encoding uncharacterized protein LOC118231629 isoform X1, producing MFQNTQWSCVGVPRLSSAGGGLVLGLCLWLCAGVWGDVGHFSTCPQFFYGGTPPSGLGGQGYAQICQRYRNQHRFASLYHRQNRAPLYSAYLVTVGTGRRPPAVWKYEPQLATSRAGPEMQPLPKNGSVDQNVLESQAVLKDYAWSNYTKGHLNPSMHHSTREDQKATFTLTNVVPQRLGSNSGPWAMLERAVWARLGAYCTGPAYVVTGALPYAARRQIANRVGVPEYLWTAYCCPAFNSTLPAELRPFFPAYAAIGRNDRLSDDSIVPVDPGAKRSVRGYNVRPMPLETMESHLRERLGGAVSVFQNGCRQDTAELATQSGRRQDTPEPTTQSGRRHDTPEPTTQSGHRHDTPKPTTQSGPRQDTPEPTTQSGRRHDTAEPATQSGRCQAETAVFSILKFFSSLYGE
- the LOC118231629 gene encoding uncharacterized protein LOC118231629 isoform X2, with amino-acid sequence MFQNTQWSCVGVPRLSSAGGGLVLGLCLWLCAGVWGDVGHFSTCPQFFYGGTPPSGLGGQGYAQICQRYRNQHRFASLYHRQNRAPLYSAYLVTVGTGRRPPAVWKYEPQLATSRAGPEMQPLPKNGSVDQNVLESQAVLKDYAWSNYTKGHLNPSMHHSTREDQKATFTLTNVVPQRLGSNSGPWAMLERAVWARLGAYCTGPAYVVTGALPYAARRQIANRVGVPEYLWTAYCCPAFNSTLPAELRPFFPAYAAIGRNDRLSDDSIVPVDPGAKRSVRGYNVRPMPLETMESHLRERLGGAVSVFQNGCRQDTPEPTTQSGRRHDTPEPTTQSGHRHDTPKPTTQSGPRQDTPEPTTQSGRRHDTAEPATQSGRCQAETAVFSILKFFSSLYGE